The sequence below is a genomic window from Lolium perenne isolate Kyuss_39 chromosome 7, Kyuss_2.0, whole genome shotgun sequence.
GTCAGTGTTACTCTCGAGGGTATAACTGAGTATAAATACGtgacagggttagactcgagggaaAAAAATGTGGGAATATGTGATGTAGTGCACGGTGTAGTAGCGTACTCGTGTCTGCGTGCACCTGCCTTCATTGTTACGTGTTTCGTGGTGCAATAGCCTACGCGCTGCACAGTGCAATAGCCTATATagagcccctcccctctccctttGCGCCTCCCACTCTCACTCACACAACCGCTCTCTCCTATCCGACAGTCCCATCATCTTCTGCAAAACAAAAAGGAAAAGAGAAAAACCCTCCCAGAAAGAACCCCCTCCAACGATGGGGAAGAAGGTTGTTGCGTCCATCGTCGCCTCCAAGGCCTCCGACGAGGAGGCCCCACATCTCCGTCCAGGACCCCGTCGAGGGAGCCATCGTCACCATCTAGGCCCCCATCCCCGATTCCGATGCAGCAGCTGGTGCATTGGCGGGTGTTGGTCTTGGGAAGATCCCGGCCGGTTGGGACCcctacgaggaggaggagtacATCTggtcggagaacccctacgacaccaacaTCGTCGACAAGTGGTCCGAAGGTAACTAGGGTTTGTTccccttcccttgttcttctcccATTCCCAACGTTGGATGCTAGATCTTTTGTTATTAGGGTTCGGCCATGTAGTTGGATGCTAGATCTTCTTCTAATTCCAATCGTTGGACGCTAGATCTTCTGTTTCGATGAATCTCTCTGTTCTTATTTCGATCCTCTTTTATTTCTGCTTTGAGTTGTAGTTAAGGGTTTCCCTAGTTAATACTAGCGCCGATCTGTAGTTGGAATCACTATTTGATTTTGTTTTAGATTGGGGACTTTAACCCACTCATTTAATTTATCCAAGTAATCAATCTcaatcggttaatttatgcaagtaattaaTCTCGTTCATTAATTTGGTGCCTTCCCTTGATTTTTTTATGATGACTTGTTGGATACAAATTTGTTCAAGGTGGGGTCactgaaccattgctgtgtaaaaATTTGCTGTGCATGAGCTCTGGTTCACTAACTCCGTCCTGAAGATATAGAAATGTgttcaatgtaactgaggctgcctcttttTTCATGTCATTATTATCATTACAATTCGTTCCATCatcgttgtattttatttattattTGGTGTTTCTATGAAATAGGTGCACAACAACGATGtcgacagcgatgacgagtcCAAGCACACCAAGGTTCGCCAGGTTcttaggaggctgcagtccggccagtaTGATGCCTACTTCGTTGGCGACGTCTACATGTGTCCCTTCTGCAAAAGGAGACTCAGCGGCAACGACTTCAACAGCCTCgtgacgcatgccgagaacatcagcTCCTGCAATCCCAAGGTTGGTGAGTCGGTGAATGTCAACGCCTTCTTCGCTCATCACAAGACATTGGGCATTCACGTCCGCAACCTCCAGCGGGAGGCGATCGAAGAGTGGCGCGTGCCTCCTATCGAGCCCAAGGTGCCCAAGATCAAGGGACAATGCAACAAGAAGTGGATGAAGCGCGATAGGGAGTAGGCGGAGGTCAGGAGGTGGTGAACGTGTgtgtgctgttgctgctgcaaagcagcttttaTGTTTTTGTGGTGTGTGTTGCCTGCTTAGCAGCGTTTGTGCTGAACCTTGTTTAAAAACTAGGATCCTAAGTACTACTGTTGGATCGTATGTTTTTATGGTATATCACGACGACAGAAGAGCTAGCGGAGAATCAACTTGTGGTTGAATGGTTAGGAGTATAGTGGTACTCCTAGCACATTAGAGTTTAAACTTCATGTTTTAACACTTTGGTGTCATACAAAAGTCAGAACATTAATTCTTTCGGTACGAAACGACGCTCCCACCAATAACGAGGTGCATTTggcgacttcgtcaatctcaagactccCAATTCAGTTTCTCGAGCCGGGTGTCTCGAAGGTGATGTAGGTGCGTTtatagaatatatatatatataaatctaTGTCATAGGTCACAAAAATTATGTTGCCGGTACCACCACGACGTGGTTAACACGTCTATAAGGCATCGGTTTGACGCCACGAGTAGTGGTGCGACTTGGCGGCACTCTCGGTCAAGGAAGATGACCGAGTTCGCAAACAGTGCCTAGATATACACCGGCCGGCCATGGAGACGTAGAAGAACAGTGCCTAGATAAGTCGGACAAACTTGTGAGAGCACACGTGACTACCGAGCAGCGGAGCAAAGAGCATGGCGGAATGGTGGAAGGAGCAAAAAAATGTCGGACCAGAAGAACTTTTTTTGCTTTAGAAAAAGAGTCTTATAAATGGACATGTACTATGGTGCAAAGTGTAGCAATTTCAGACCAATATATGCACAAGTAAGAACAATAAAGGGTACCTCAAAGAAAGTTCTAGTTTTTAAGCACTATCACTCTACCACCGCAGTAGGTTTTGTCAAGATCCAGACCAATATGAGCAAAGCAATCACAGTTCCACAAGTAATATAAGGGTATCGGATGTGTATGATCGACGGTGACCTGCCTATCTAATCTCCTAGGCATTAAGCGCCGAGTACATACACCGTTATAATTGCTGCTGGTTGCACCCTAGACTGAGCATGCCACGCTCTCCGCAAAGCCAGGTACAAATCTGCTAGGCTGACAAAAGCCAATCTCGGTTGCTCGGCTCCAATGCTCAATTCCCCAATCGCTCGGGAATACTCCATAACAGATAACTCCACGTAGGCAGGAGGAAGCGCCACATCAGCTGCCGCGACGCTCGGCTGTTCTAGGAGAAATTGAGAGGGCATGAGAGCAACAGTGACCAGACAGGCAGATACGATCTGTGGCATGTGTAAGGCGCGGCGCGCGGCGTCCATAACTGCGTCGTGCGTCTGAAGAGTTGAGCCGTGAGCCCGCGAGCGATCGAGCCATCGAGGCATGGAAAGAGATTGCCTGGCGCCTTTAACTGCTGCTTCATGAGGCCGTGAAAAACTTCCTTGACGAGATCCCCTCCCCTCCCTGCCGGCGTCGAGTACCTTCCTCTCTTCCACTTCATTGAACAACATCTGTAGCTTCTTCCCTTCCACTTCGTTGCCCAGGATCTAGCGGACGTCGATCGAGCTCAGGTTCCCGGACAGGTTGGCTAGCATGTAAGCCTCGCGATTTCATCTCGATCGGATGCACGACGAAGAATCAATCAGATAAGTCGACCGAGTTCGCAAATAAGAGAACGCAAGTTGTGGTGATTCAGTTTATCGACGGATATCATGGTCGGCCggtgtatatatatataggtatGAAGGTTTCTTGGAGACCGGTTGTGAAACGTCTTGCCGATGCAACGTATTCGAGGATGACTCACATTTGGCAATGGCTGGACCCAGGGAAACCTACCAAAACAACAAACGATGATAGTGAGCGTCGCCTAGTATAGAGAACACGGAAGAGAAACATAACACGAACTGTTTTGTGGTAAAAGGTGGAAATATATAATTTAGTGGGAGGGTAAATCGGTGCAAAAAAATGTTTGATATAGATTGGGCCTAGAGAGAAAACAAACtttggcccgtttgtgacaccagccagccacctattgcaatttaatagtaaagatatgtaTTTGTGATAGTCTATATTTGTACTGTGctttgaaaaaaaaaaacagaaacctAGCGGCGAAACACAAATGGAATCACAGAACAACGACCAGCTTCCTTGTTGGTTAAAAACAAGAGCTTGACAGGATGATATATGCGCGGCCGGCACGATCTAGTCTGAACATTTCTCAGCCGGCTGTACGGGCGTGCGACTTGCCATTTGCGACTGTGTGGACGATGACGAGAGGGGCAAGTAAAGtaaagaggggccagccggccagaTCTGCCACGGCATTTATCTGTTATAGTGCAGAATGCAGAGCCGTAGCAGGGGGAACTGCTAaacgccgacctggtcggcgcgtGCGGGGTGCCGCACACCCCAGCGACCAGGTCGGTAGTTTGGCCCGCGGCCCATCAGCTCAGGTAacgattttttttctttttttcttcttctctttctacagttttttttctgttattaatatttttctttttcaaaatctaacattttttatgaaattattttcaagatttttttcaaaaatatgaacatttttaaattcaacaattttaaaatttgaacgattttATATTTTTAATATTTTTCGAAAATtacattttcaaaatttgaacattttccacGTTTGAACGGTTTTttaatttgaacggtttttaatctgaacatttttcatgtttgaatAATTTTCAAGTGTGAACGATTTTTAAATTTAAacggtttttaaatttgaacatttttcatgtttgaacaattttcatgtttgaacgatttttaaatttgaacggttttttatatttgaacattttttaatttcatttttttaaaatatttatatttttcgaaactgaaaaataaaaaaaggaaacagaaaaaacaaaagaaaaacgaaaacagaaaacagaaaaaagaaaacaggaaaaaaagaaacaaaaaagaaaaaaaagaaaagaaaaaattgaaaaaggaggcagcccgcacctaactgggccggcccgtaccgcgcgcggggtgtgcgacgcgcggtacgcgccgacctggtcggtgtatagggttTGCCGTACCAGGGATCAAGCGAGCATGGCCACGGGAGGTGGGGCCCAGACCACGACGCGGgatctattttttttcttttttagccctagaGGACAAAGATAGGGAGGTGTTGTCTCCCGGCCTGGTCGGTGGAAACGAGCCACCACACCCCCGTGGGAAGGCAACAGTTTCATGGGCTGTGGCCCATCAGGTACaccttttctttcctttcttttgTTTTTGCATTTTTAAATCTCAACATTTTTTGGAAaaccaaaataatttttgaggtttcTTAAAAAATATTTGAACGCTTTTCAAATCTGAACAAATTCAATTGTTTTTTTCAAAACATAGATAATTTTAAATCCCAAACATTTttaaaaatttgaacaaatttgaaAGTGAACAAATTTCAGATTTTGAAAAGATTTCGAAATTTAAATGAATTTCTAAATTTGAACGAATATCGATTTTtcccaaaatttgaacatttttcgaaaatgaaaatattttaaatttgaacatttttcgattaCGAACATTTTTCGGATACGAACAATATTTagctttgaacatttttcgttttgaacatttttcaaatttgattatTTTTAGAATTTGAagtattttcaaatttgaactttttcgattttgaataaaaataaaaataaacataaaagaaagggaaaaaaagaaacacagaaaaaataaaaataaaaacagaaacagaaaacgtAAACGAAAAAAAGACAAAAGGTgaaaatgggccaggcccaatacacgaccagggtgtgcggtgcccggtaggcaccgacctggtcggtgtataggatttccGGGTCCCACAAAGATGGTCGGGGAATCGTCTTTGAGACGAGAACGATCCAGGGCGGCCCATATAGGTTTGGGTTCAGCTGCTCCTGCTTTTCCCATCCACTCACGTCTCCATCCTGCATGGGTCGGCCCAgctccactggtggaaaaagggcctttggtcgcggttcgcaactgccattagtcgcggttgcgcaaccgcgaccaaagtagcgcgactaaaggccccccctttagtcgcggttccttacgaaccgcgactaaaggcccgtccacgtgggcggctagcgtgcgcctgggcgaaggacctttagtcgcggttggtgtccccaaccgcgactaaaggctatttcgttacatttttttaatttatttgtgtttctaattttttttcactccgtttttttttctatttttttcagaatttctattatttcagttatttgcatagctgagtctctatctctaactacacttatctctagtcaaattacttactcgtggtcccacttcccgctcggtcacccatcctcccactactccacctctagcacgcttaacttccgagttccattccgttccgcatccaagtgcttcgcgcgcatgtatgtgatagtagtatcatatcaatcctattaacatgttgatcgatgtcacatttctttattgtttgaatttcaaataattcttttaataaacaaaagtaatgatgtaataataatcttgaatgaataaataaacattaactttttaatttgtattatttttaattttattaattaattaattttttttttgccaaacctagaatctaaaaattgggtataaatgatagtaatctttatgcaggatgaaattattaattttaggttttaaaaaattttaaaaatataaaatccataatttatagaaaaaactaaatcttcctgcttttgtatttccatttggaattttgagaatctaaaaattggctaaccgggtaaaccctggtgaattcggatgtaactttttcccaggatttttttgatatattatacgttttttttccgacgtcgtatgcaaaagttattgcagttttaccattttttttaactttttttgcaaaaaaagtgaaaattcgaatttcttaatttctccgagtagtaggttgcataacatacaagaatctgagaacaattttttttttgaattttctatcattttcttttgtattttacaaaccaaaaaaaggcgatccacgggggggggtgcggtgcgtgggagtaaaaaactcggaaaaacctttagtcgcggttggggacaccaaccgggactaaaggggtaccctttagtcgcggttggtgtccccaaccgcgactaaaggtttttccgccagccgcatccctccatagccctttagtcccggttggtgttaccaaccgcgactaaaggggtaccctttcatCGCGGATGGAGCAtttgtcgcgggtcgcctcccgaaccgcgactaaagccccctttagtcgcggttcgaatatttccgggactaatgggggtggacggaagcctctttttctactagtgctcgCTCGCAAACTGCTCCGCCTACTCCGCTCGCCTAAAGTCCAGTTTCTTGGTTAATTCAGTTTTTTTTTGGTGAAAACAAAACATGTGTCTAGACTTTTAAAAACTTCTTCTAAATTTAAATAGTGCTCATCCACACTGGTTAAAAATATCCACGAATTTGAAAAATATTTACGATTTTGGATAGGCTTACAACTTGTTTTTTTACAATACCTCTCAATTCTAAATGTGTTCACAAATTTAAAATACCCATGCTTTGAAttttttctcatgcacctttaaaaTCGTGGATTTCAAAAGAAAGAAAGATTGTTCCCGGATTCAAAACAATGTCCCCACATTTTAAGATATAAcaaaaatgaaaaagaaaaacaaGCAGAAAAACAGACCAATAAACTTAAACTAGAAAGATAACCCGACCAGGAGGTTCTAGAAGATTCCCAAAAACGGTTTATCTTTTATCTGTTCTACTGTAAAAACTCCCGCGAGCATGCTTTAGTCACTTAGAAGAACTAGCCTCGTGTTGGGTCTATACCGGACACAAAACATCGTTAAATAAGATCGCATGTTTTTCTTTGTTATGGATCACCGCTACGATTCGTATATGAGCGTGCAAATACAGAAGCACTTGTGGGTGTGCGAACGGATATAGGGTAGCACATCACCGTCTCGCGTCCAGGCAGAGTCCCTCTAGCGCACGTGGGATTTCGGGTCTCAAAAGCGCTCGTTGGCTTGTCTTGTATGTCGTGCTTCATGCGAGCTCCCTTCGGTGACATGTCCTACGTGTCATGCTAGATTCCGAGAACAGATCATCTCATTTTTTTCTGAAAGGAATATGGCAGGGGAAGCCTCTATAGTGGGTTTTTAAAAATAATAAGAACCAAATTCTGGGTCCGTGGGGACTTGAACCTaggtggctgggttgtacatccacttctctaaccgaatgagctaggctcacttcttagagagagagagagagagagagagagagagtagtgACTAAAGCGTGGTCGCGGGATTTTTCACAATAGAACAACATGTATATGCAACTAACTAACTTCTGGATCCTACCAAACCATATCGGCATCACATCAATGGAAAAGTTAATGAGAAATGTAGGTAAACACAAACATAAACTTTTCTCATTGACAAAGTATAACAAAACAGGGCCGATTGGCCAAATGTTTGAAAAAAAGGTTCAAGTGATGGTAAACACTGAACTGAATATGACAAGGGCTTAATATGAACACCTCCATACAGATATGTGAAAAACTTCTTGCAAGATATATGTTTGCTGGGCAGATGAAATCTTTATTAGTTGGTTGGCAGACGACGTCTCTTGTAGCTTACCATGACTTTCCCTTTAGGCTCTGGCAGAAACTTGGTCCAATCTGGCTTGGGAAATGGAGAAATCAGCTCCATTTCAAAATTCCTCAGCAAATAGCTGAATATAATTTTGATTTGCATGTATGCATAAGCCTCTCCACCACACGCATGCCTTCCACCACCGAAAGATGTGTAGGAGAATTTCCCACCAACTTTGTCCTCCTCCCTTCCGGGACGAAACCGATTTGGATCATACACTTCAGGATCCTTGTAAATGTGTGGCAACTTACCATTCACCATAACAAGGTTTACTAAGGTGTGACCTCtcgaaacaccatattccatgccCTCTTTTGTACGCACGGTGATGTCCTTCTTTACCTGGCGGACCAACGTTGGGAGCGCAGGGTGCAACCGTGCCGCCTCCTTGATGCAGCTATGCAGGATGCCCATCTCTGATATGACACTGTAGTCTATCTTCTCACTGTGTTTACTGATTATTTCCTTTTGCTCCTCTAAAGCTGCATTAAAAGACTTTGCATGGCTCAAAAGGCAAGCTGCAGTCCATGTCGTAGTCATTGCACTTGTGTGTTTTCCAGCAAAGATCAAGCCGAGTATCATCTGGCTGACCTCTCGTTCATTTGTGCCATGGCCATCTTTATATGTTGAATCAATAAAACGCTGGAGGACATCTTCCTCCACACGGTTGAAGCTCTTACGTGACCTCACAACGTCAGCCAGAATACCTGTAAGCTTCATCTGTGCTCTGTCACGCCGGCGGTTCACTGGAGTTGGCATGTATGGGAACATGAAGCTGACAAAGTTCACCCCTTCCTCTATTTGATGATACAATGTGCAGAACTGGCCGAACATCTTCTCACGGACCTCTTTTCCAACAAGGCATCGGCTTGAGATCAGCATCAGTAGCTCCTCAAACTCATACTTGAGGTCAACAACCCCTTCTTCTTTCCATTTGGCAAAGAAGCTCTGTGGAATACAAAAGCACTATTAGGCTAGCTGTCAGTTAAGTCGAAATTCTCCATAACGTACATGCACCACACGACCACAGGTTTATGAACCTTGTACACGATTTATAAACACAAGTAGTACACGAGATGCTTCTGCAGTACATGATGATATTGTTTGCTTTGCACTCTGTGTAAGCTAATTGTTGAACAAGACAATGTAATCTTTGTAGCTCATGATGCTTCTGCAGTTCTGCAGTACATGATGATATTTGTTTGCTTTGCACTCTCTCTCCTTTTCTGGGCTTACTAGAAATTGCAGCGCGACCAAGGTACGAAATTACTGGCTTCTCATCTTGTACCTATGCACCAACCAGATGATTGTTTAGATTTTTTAGTTAAGGATGGCTATTAAGAAGGGCAACGAACATGCATATCCGGTTGGTTTGCATGCGCAGGGAACATAGAAAAAAAAGGCCCGGTTTCCTTTTCACATGCATGAGACAGTTTCACGCATCCTAAAGAAAAGGAGAGAGAGAGCCACGCGGTGTGGCTAGAGTAATTATAGGAGTCAATTAATTAGGTAACTAAATAAAAGTGGGCCTTACTTTTTAGGTGTTTTGAAACAAATAGATTTTTATTAGGAGCCCAGAATACCGGACCGGAGGGTGTACTTAGTTTTCAGCTTGCCCGAGTTTATGTAGAGTATAATCAATATGTAGCAAATAAATTAATTAATGAAAGCTTCTGGAATTTTTTTTGAATAATCCATGAAACAgtgtctaggaggaactagaaACACTATTGATATAGTAGAAGGAGGACTTGGCGTGACAATTCCAGAATTCGTCCCTCACAGGAATCGAACTCTGGTCGTtagggtgcgccactgcgaccctAACCACTGGGCTAAGCCCACGTCGTCTTTTGAATAATCCATGTGTTAAAAATTAGCCACACTGGGTTAATTTGGTATTTACCTCAACTTCTTCAAGCATGGGATCAACATAGCTTCTGAGTTGTGCGGGCCTTAGAGACTCAACAAAGAAGCGAGTCTGCTCCATTCGAGTAGAGTAATCTACCGCGAAGCCCATCTCGCTTCCAAACATGGGCACGGTGAACTCATTTGTATTTCCTTGTGTAACTTCTGACTCCGAGCCTTGGAAGAAAACAGTTGATGCCTCCTGCCCAACCAAGAAGGTTGTCCTTTTCCAGAGAAAACTGACCGTGAATGCACTGCCAAGCTTGTTATACAGATAATGCATTGTAGCTTCAGGGCCCTTTGTAAGCAGACTAGGTAAAATTCCCAGAACAGTCACCTCAGGCGGAGGTGGGAGTGTACACAGATGATCATTGGTAGTTCTCCTACTTGCAATCTTTGTAAGAACTGCAGTGATTAGAAAAAGTGCTATGGAGAACCAGACGGCGCTAACTTGCAGCTCCATGTTGTTTTAGTTCCTAGGTGCCCGAGCGCGGTCAGATTGGCAGTAGAGAACCTGAAGATCATGCATCTGAAGTTAAAGCGGTTGATTATCACTGGATAAATTACAATAATGTACCTTTGTGAGTAAACCAACATAATAGGACGAACCTATCAATTTGAGATGATTAACTCCCTCTAGAATAAACGCAAGGCAACCCAAATATCTTATTTATCGTATCCAAAAATAATTGTGGATTATTCACAAATCACAAGTCATGAGGAGAAACAGGGCATTATTACCGATCATTTCCTAAAGATCAATAGGAAGGTTCCCTCGAATCAAATGATTCAAGCTGGCTGACTTCACGAAGCTGGCtgacccgggtgcatatgcaccctttatttgaaattCATATTAAACATATTTACAAATGTTTAAAAAGACAAATAAAAATGTCTCGTGTATACCTTGATATGTTACATTCTTataaagttgtttcagcaaaaaccgatactgtgtcctatgtaaaaaagacaaattttttgtgctaaaatagtc
It includes:
- the LOC127317243 gene encoding obtusifoliol 14-alpha demethylase; this translates as MELQVSAVWFSIALFLITAVLTKIASRRTTNDHLCTLPPPPEVTVLGILPSLLTKGPEATMHYLYNKLGSAFTVSFLWKRTTFLVGQEASTVFFQGSESEVTQGNTNEFTVPMFGSEMGFAVDYSTRMEQTRFFVESLRPAQLRSYVDPMLEEVESFFAKWKEEGVVDLKYEFEELLMLISSRCLVGKEVREKMFGQFCTLYHQIEEGVNFVSFMFPYMPTPVNRRRDRAQMKLTGILADVVRSRKSFNRVEEDVLQRFIDSTYKDGHGTNEREVSQMILGLIFAGKHTSAMTTTWTAACLLSHAKSFNAALEEQKEIISKHSEKIDYSVISEMGILHSCIKEAARLHPALPTLVRQVKKDITVRTKEGMEYGVSRGHTLVNLVMVNGKLPHIYKDPEVYDPNRFRPGREEDKVGGKFSYTSFGGGRHACGGEAYAYMQIKIIFSYLLRNFEMELISPFPKPDWTKFLPEPKGKVMVSYKRRRLPTN